A region of bacterium DNA encodes the following proteins:
- a CDS encoding putative DNA modification/repair radical SAM protein, with product MDTFQKLELLGSSAKYDICCSSSRTYQGKPSYHQARRRSTGLPNSMIYPAFLSDGRCIPLFKVLQTNFCNKDCFYCVNRKSRDIPRITFQPEELADIFLQYYRLGLVKGLFLSSGVYPTADSAMEQMIKTADILRNKKQFNGYIHLKILPGTSYALVDVATRLASRSSINLEAPNSNRLNQIASNKDFHHDLLTRINWLQSFVEQGRLHAGITTQFVVGAANETDLELLKTTDWLYKTKKLRRTYFSGFQPISDTPLEKVASTSPTRELRLYQADYLLRQYKFRLEELTFDKSQNLPLDADPKYVWAINHPAFFPVEVNQADYEILLRVPGIGPQSAKRIVNLRKTVRFTDISQLKEIGVVTKRAQNFLLVNGKKINRQSFAGIVAAIVKPIKPTEQSIQLEFWEET from the coding sequence ATGGATACTTTCCAAAAACTCGAACTGCTCGGTTCTTCAGCGAAATATGACATCTGTTGTTCTTCATCTAGAACATATCAAGGGAAACCAAGTTATCATCAAGCTCGTCGTCGGTCAACGGGATTACCAAATAGTATGATATATCCCGCGTTCTTGTCCGATGGCAGATGTATCCCGCTATTTAAGGTTCTACAAACTAACTTTTGCAATAAAGATTGTTTCTATTGTGTTAACCGGAAATCGCGCGATATCCCACGGATAACGTTCCAACCAGAAGAATTAGCGGACATATTTCTGCAATATTATCGACTTGGACTGGTTAAAGGATTATTTTTGAGTTCCGGAGTATATCCGACTGCAGATAGCGCTATGGAGCAAATGATAAAAACAGCGGATATACTGCGGAATAAAAAGCAATTTAACGGGTACATTCATTTAAAAATTCTTCCAGGGACAAGTTATGCATTAGTAGATGTTGCAACAAGATTAGCTAGTCGGTCGTCAATTAATTTAGAAGCGCCAAATTCGAATCGGTTAAACCAGATTGCTAGTAATAAAGATTTTCACCACGATTTATTAACCCGAATCAATTGGTTGCAATCGTTTGTAGAGCAGGGCAGATTACACGCCGGAATAACCACCCAGTTTGTGGTTGGTGCAGCAAATGAAACGGATTTAGAATTATTAAAAACAACTGACTGGTTGTATAAGACCAAAAAACTGCGGAGAACATATTTCAGCGGATTCCAACCGATTTCAGATACTCCGTTAGAAAAAGTAGCGAGTACTTCTCCGACTCGTGAACTCCGATTATATCAAGCGGATTATTTGTTGAGACAGTATAAGTTTAGATTAGAGGAATTAACTTTCGATAAATCGCAGAATCTCCCGCTTGATGCTGACCCGAAATATGTCTGGGCGATTAACCATCCAGCTTTTTTCCCAGTTGAAGTCAATCAAGCGGACTATGAAATATTATTGCGTGTTCCAGGAATTGGACCACAGTCAGCAAAACGGATCGTTAATTTACGGAAAACCGTTCGCTTTACCGACATCTCGCAGTTAAAGGAAATTGGAGTAGTCACCAAACGCGCACAAAATTTCTTGCTGGTTAACGGTAAAAAAATTAACCGACAGAGTTTTGCGGGAATTGTTGCCGCCATTGTTAAGCCAATCAAACCTACCGAACAATCTATCCAACTTGAATTCTGGGAAGAAACTTAA
- a CDS encoding PhoH family protein, translating to MDTSKTTEFRILTLKDEEIMRLCGPRNEYLKLIESAFSIPIYVRGNEVRFRADSPNSSLVAEVLDEILTLIRERHPFSLQDIKFIIRTTRQELEEEQRVKSSGKSKIEHVTNSDESTTEYVVVPSKRGRIYPRTPGQKRYLQSIRNHDIVFAIGPAGTGKTYLAMAMAVEALTTDKVGRIILVRPAVEAGEKLGFLPGDIHEKVSPYLRPLYDALYDMMDPRKVQEFIERGIIEVAPLAYMRGRTLNDSFIILDEAQNTTSEQMKMFLTRLGFDSKTVITGDITQIDLPSGKGSGLVQAETILKHISGISFVYFSGEDVVRHELVQEIIKAYATHQVKNGG from the coding sequence ATGGATACTTCGAAAACCACTGAGTTTCGGATACTCACCCTTAAAGACGAAGAGATAATGCGGTTGTGCGGACCGCGGAATGAATATCTCAAACTCATCGAATCGGCATTTTCAATTCCTATTTATGTTCGTGGGAATGAAGTTCGATTTCGAGCAGATAGTCCGAATAGTTCTCTGGTTGCGGAAGTATTAGATGAGATTCTCACCTTAATTCGAGAACGCCATCCATTCAGTCTCCAGGATATAAAGTTTATTATCCGCACGACTCGACAAGAATTAGAAGAAGAACAACGGGTAAAAAGTTCCGGTAAATCGAAAATAGAGCACGTAACTAATTCCGATGAATCTACCACTGAATATGTTGTTGTTCCATCTAAGCGCGGCCGGATTTATCCACGTACCCCCGGGCAGAAACGATATCTCCAATCGATTCGGAACCATGATATTGTTTTTGCTATTGGTCCAGCAGGAACCGGCAAAACCTATCTAGCAATGGCAATGGCAGTTGAAGCGTTAACCACCGATAAAGTCGGACGGATTATTCTCGTTCGACCTGCGGTAGAAGCGGGAGAAAAATTAGGGTTTCTTCCTGGAGATATCCATGAGAAGGTATCACCATATCTCCGGCCATTATATGATGCGTTATACGATATGATGGACCCGCGAAAAGTTCAGGAGTTTATTGAACGAGGGATAATTGAAGTTGCACCGTTAGCGTATATGCGAGGCAGAACGTTAAACGATTCGTTTATTATCCTAGACGAAGCGCAGAATACAACCAGTGAACAGATGAAAATGTTTTTGACTCGGTTAGGATTTGATTCGAAAACGGTTATAACGGGCGATATAACCCAAATTGATTTACCGAGTGGTAAGGGGTCGGGTTTAGTTCAAGCGGAAACGATTCTTAAACATATTTCTGGAATATCGTTTGTATATTTTAGCGGCGAAGATGTTGTTCGCCACGAATTGGTTCAAGAGATAATTAAAGCATATGCAACCCACCAGGTAAAAAATGGGGGATAA
- the lexA gene encoding transcriptional repressor LexA, translating to MRSKKLTDKQKQILDFITNFLNQTGYPPSISEISQKFHIKSPKGVVDHLTAIERKGYIKRIPNISRGITIVGKTSSSMLDSVKQVAVLGTISAGSPLLAEQNITGYLPIPQNVAGGADCFALRVKGDSMIDAGIYDGDYVIARVQNTANNGDIVVALIENEATVKYFYHDNGQIRLQPANDTLGPLYVSPEEVQIQGKVIAVYRFLN from the coding sequence ATGCGGTCTAAAAAGTTAACTGATAAACAAAAACAAATATTAGATTTTATCACCAATTTTTTAAACCAAACAGGATATCCGCCATCAATAAGCGAAATTAGCCAGAAGTTTCATATCAAGTCGCCGAAAGGAGTTGTTGACCATTTAACTGCTATCGAACGAAAAGGGTATATAAAACGAATACCGAATATTTCTCGCGGTATAACTATTGTCGGGAAAACTAGTTCAAGTATGCTCGATTCTGTAAAACAAGTTGCTGTTCTTGGAACGATATCGGCTGGGAGTCCGTTACTAGCGGAACAGAATATTACCGGGTATTTACCGATACCACAGAATGTCGCTGGTGGAGCGGATTGTTTTGCGTTGCGAGTTAAAGGGGATAGTATGATTGATGCCGGGATATATGACGGTGATTATGTTATCGCTCGGGTTCAGAATACCGCGAATAACGGAGATATTGTGGTTGCATTAATTGAAAATGAAGCAACGGTAAAATATTTCTATCACGATAATGGTCAAATACGACTTCAACCAGCGAATGATACACTCGGTCCGTTATATGTTTCTCCTGAAGAAGTGCAAATACAAGGCAAAGTAATTGCGGTATACCGGTTCCTAAATTAA